In Aquimarina spinulae, a single window of DNA contains:
- a CDS encoding thioredoxin family protein: MKNLLFIFGFLLSFYTQAQEIKWMSMNDALEAQKKEPKKIFMDVYTDWCGPCKLLDKKTFHNKDVVSYVNKNYYAVKFNAEGTEEIKYNDFTYTNPNYNPDRKGRNSQHFFANALKITGYPSMVFFDEKGNLIAPVVGYKTPQQLEIYLKMIHNNDYKRLTSTDAWQKYERSFVSTFEN, from the coding sequence ATGAAAAACCTACTTTTTATTTTTGGATTTCTGCTAAGCTTTTACACTCAAGCACAAGAAATCAAATGGATGTCTATGAATGATGCTTTAGAGGCTCAGAAAAAAGAACCTAAAAAGATCTTTATGGATGTATATACAGATTGGTGTGGGCCTTGTAAGCTTTTGGACAAAAAAACATTTCATAATAAGGATGTAGTTTCTTATGTAAATAAGAACTACTATGCAGTAAAGTTTAATGCAGAAGGAACAGAAGAAATAAAATACAATGATTTTACCTATACCAATCCAAATTATAATCCGGATAGGAAAGGAAGAAACAGTCAACATTTTTTTGCAAACGCACTCAAAATAACTGGATATCCTAGTATGGTATTTTTTGATGAAAAAGGAAACCTTATTGCTCCTGTGGTGGGTTATAAAACTCCACAACAGTTAGAGATATATCTTAAGATGATCCATAATAATGATTATAAAAGGTTAACCAGTACAGATGCATGGCAGAAATATGAGCGATCTTTTGTAAGTACTTTCGAGAATTAA
- a CDS encoding serine hydrolase domain-containing protein produces the protein MKRILVIAVPSMLFIALLFSFVSAEQPELPRESQAIQISQPAEIYFPNSDKERLADSIQAYFNKAIDQHQIVGAAVAIVKCDSIIYVDGYGKRNIALKDKINEETIFRIGSVSKGFAGILTGIHVEEGLINWEDKIVDYVPEFQLASKEQTKKVTLSHVLSHTAGLPYHSFTNLVEDGLSITRIASKFKEVRTIEQPGNIYSYQNAVFALSGKVIEQVTGQSLREVIQNRIFEPLQMTTASASYEALKESDNVAQPHQRIRHGWRSKRINKKYYNNAIAAGGINASITDMGKWMKFLLGNNPEVMMPNTMRTVFSPKIQVGGRRQYYQKWPGYSKSSYGMGWRVHSFVDADTKEPSTIVHHGGSVNNYRSEIAIYPNEDLGICVLFNSQNKLAKDCIPTIYKMIQEIMTTQNDQLLKESLVLL, from the coding sequence ATGAAAAGAATACTAGTCATAGCTGTCCCGTCTATGTTGTTTATTGCGTTACTTTTTTCTTTTGTTTCAGCAGAACAACCAGAATTACCTCGAGAATCTCAAGCTATTCAAATATCCCAACCAGCAGAAATTTATTTTCCGAATTCAGATAAAGAACGATTGGCAGATTCTATCCAGGCGTATTTTAACAAGGCAATAGATCAACATCAAATTGTAGGAGCGGCTGTTGCCATTGTAAAATGTGATTCTATTATTTATGTAGATGGTTATGGTAAAAGGAATATCGCTTTAAAAGACAAGATTAATGAAGAAACCATCTTTAGAATTGGCTCGGTTTCTAAAGGTTTTGCAGGTATTCTTACCGGGATTCATGTAGAAGAAGGCTTAATAAATTGGGAAGATAAAATTGTAGATTATGTTCCAGAATTTCAATTGGCTAGTAAAGAACAAACAAAGAAAGTAACTTTATCCCATGTGTTGTCTCATACTGCAGGTTTACCATACCATAGCTTTACCAATCTTGTAGAAGATGGATTATCTATAACAAGAATTGCAAGCAAATTTAAAGAGGTACGTACTATCGAACAACCGGGTAATATATATAGCTATCAAAATGCTGTTTTTGCCTTAAGTGGTAAGGTAATAGAGCAAGTTACTGGTCAGTCGTTAAGAGAAGTTATTCAAAATAGAATTTTTGAACCTCTGCAAATGACTACTGCTTCGGCAAGTTATGAAGCTCTTAAGGAGTCTGATAATGTGGCACAACCACATCAGCGTATTCGGCATGGGTGGCGTTCTAAACGCATTAATAAAAAGTATTATAACAATGCCATAGCTGCAGGAGGGATTAATGCAAGTATAACAGATATGGGCAAGTGGATGAAATTTTTGCTTGGGAATAATCCAGAAGTAATGATGCCTAATACAATGCGTACTGTGTTTAGCCCAAAAATACAAGTAGGAGGAAGAAGACAGTATTATCAAAAGTGGCCAGGGTATTCAAAGTCTTCCTATGGTATGGGGTGGCGTGTACATTCTTTTGTAGATGCTGATACTAAAGAACCAAGTACTATTGTACATCATGGAGGAAGTGTTAATAACTATAGAAGTGAAATAGCAATTTACCCTAACGAAGATTTAGGAATCTGTGTGCTCTTTAATAGTCAAAATAAATTGGCCAAAGATTGTATACCGACAATCTATAAAATGATACAGGAGATAATGACTACTCAGAACGATCAATTACTAAAAGAATCTTTAGTATTGCTATAA
- a CDS encoding ComEC/Rec2 family competence protein encodes MKLINIPFIVITISTLLGILIGYHLTIVPKIVVLSFSISICILGVSWKRSKRMFSKGHSFVIITAIVFIIFGIALVKIHNPKNYSNHYSNHINLKEQPYDIGIQFYIKERLKPSSYYNKYIVSTKFVDGKVVHGKIVLQVTKDSTQNVLDIGNTYTTFTTLKPIPRALNPYQFDYSKYLHAQYISHKIVVLPHQLIDNHKIEYSLGYVANQIRKTSNLKLSKYNFNSTQLSIINALLLGQRQDISQDVFDNYRDAGAIHILAVSGLHVGIILLLLNLILKPLNRYHKNGKVIKLILTILSLWCFAIIAGLSPSVLRAVTMFSFLAIGIKIRSKTSIYNSLFISLFILICFNPLLLFSVGFQLSYLAVFAIAWIQPLLFKIYKPEFYLSKKLWEIFTVTMAAQLGLLPLTLLYFHQFPLLFFISNLIILPFLGGILGFGILVILLAYLNILPGPIAALFGNCIDIMNIIIGWIADQESFVIKNIPFSTSMCIISYLTIILLVMMFKKFERKKLYALGVSIITLFSVLIYEKYTISNLEELIVFHNQRNTTLGILENQQFRIYSKDSIAVKTQHFLFGNYLTKNQATLDTVMQLKNIYQYKKQTIMVIDSTSIYHIKSFYPDIIILSNSPKIHLDRVIDSLHPKQIVVDASNYKSYIDQWEISCEKQKIPFHRTDKKGAFILK; translated from the coding sequence GTGAAACTCATTAATATTCCTTTTATAGTCATCACAATTTCGACCTTACTTGGCATACTCATAGGGTATCATTTGACTATTGTTCCTAAAATTGTAGTATTAAGTTTCTCAATCTCTATATGTATACTTGGCGTTTCATGGAAACGATCAAAAAGGATGTTTAGCAAAGGGCATTCTTTTGTTATTATAACGGCGATTGTTTTCATCATTTTCGGAATCGCTTTAGTCAAAATCCACAACCCAAAGAATTATTCAAACCACTACAGCAATCACATAAATCTAAAAGAGCAACCCTATGATATAGGGATTCAATTTTACATTAAAGAACGATTAAAACCTTCATCCTACTATAATAAATACATTGTATCTACCAAATTTGTAGATGGCAAAGTTGTACATGGTAAAATAGTACTTCAGGTCACAAAAGATAGCACACAAAATGTTTTGGATATAGGCAATACATATACCACATTTACCACATTAAAACCTATTCCTCGTGCTTTAAATCCATACCAATTTGATTATTCAAAATATTTACACGCTCAATACATATCTCATAAGATCGTTGTATTACCTCATCAGCTCATTGATAACCATAAAATCGAATATTCTCTGGGTTATGTAGCAAATCAAATCAGAAAAACCAGTAATTTAAAACTATCTAAATACAATTTTAATTCCACACAGTTATCTATTATTAACGCTTTGCTTTTGGGGCAAAGACAAGATATAAGTCAAGATGTTTTTGACAATTACAGAGATGCCGGAGCTATTCATATTTTGGCAGTATCAGGACTTCATGTCGGAATCATTTTACTCCTATTAAATTTAATCCTAAAACCTCTAAATAGGTATCATAAAAACGGAAAAGTAATCAAATTAATTCTCACTATTTTATCACTTTGGTGTTTTGCAATTATCGCGGGGTTATCCCCATCAGTACTTAGGGCAGTCACTATGTTTTCTTTTCTTGCTATAGGAATAAAAATTAGATCCAAAACAAGTATTTACAATTCATTGTTTATTTCTCTGTTTATACTCATTTGTTTTAATCCTTTGCTATTGTTTTCGGTAGGGTTTCAATTAAGTTATTTAGCAGTCTTTGCGATAGCCTGGATACAACCACTATTATTTAAAATATATAAGCCTGAGTTTTATCTTTCTAAAAAACTTTGGGAAATATTTACAGTAACTATGGCTGCTCAACTTGGATTATTGCCACTCACATTATTATATTTTCATCAGTTCCCTCTTTTGTTTTTTATTTCTAATCTTATTATTCTTCCTTTTTTGGGAGGTATTCTTGGCTTTGGTATTTTGGTCATTCTACTCGCTTATCTAAATATTCTCCCTGGACCTATAGCCGCTTTATTTGGTAATTGTATTGACATCATGAATATTATTATTGGATGGATAGCTGACCAAGAAAGTTTTGTTATTAAAAATATTCCTTTCTCGACCAGTATGTGCATCATCTCATACCTAACTATTATTCTTTTGGTCATGATGTTCAAAAAATTTGAAAGGAAAAAATTGTACGCGTTAGGAGTATCAATAATTACACTGTTCTCTGTTTTGATATATGAAAAGTATACTATTTCGAACCTAGAAGAATTAATTGTATTTCATAACCAACGTAATACTACTTTAGGGATCTTAGAAAACCAACAATTTAGGATATACAGTAAAGATTCTATTGCAGTAAAAACTCAGCATTTTTTATTTGGCAATTATCTTACTAAGAATCAGGCTACTTTAGATACGGTTATGCAATTAAAAAATATCTATCAATATAAAAAACAAACGATTATGGTTATTGATAGTACTTCAATCTATCATATCAAAAGCTTTTATCCTGATATTATTATTTTGTCGAATTCCCCAAAAATTCATCTGGATAGAGTAATAGATAGTTTACATCCAAAACAAATCGTTGTAGATGCGAGCAATTACAAAAGTTATATCGATCAGTGGGAAATCAGTTGTGAAAAACAAAAAATCCCTTTTCATCGTACAGACAAAAAGGGAGCCTTTATATTAAAATAA
- a CDS encoding C40 family peptidase, whose product MKRVIFYLLIITVLTSCGSSSKNKAVISSKNRTTVKVKTTRSPNSKKIKSIVSYAKTFGGTRYKFGGTTRKGMDCSGLVYTSFKKENIILPRTSRTMATQGKAISLKKVIVGDLLFFKTNKRKNVISHVGLVVETKGVIRFIHASTSRGVIISSLDEKYWNKCFAGARRVL is encoded by the coding sequence ATGAAAAGAGTAATCTTTTATCTTTTAATTATTACAGTTTTAACTTCTTGTGGAAGTTCTTCTAAAAACAAAGCAGTTATATCTTCAAAAAATAGAACTACTGTTAAAGTCAAAACAACCAGAAGTCCCAACTCCAAAAAAATTAAAAGTATTGTGAGTTATGCTAAAACTTTTGGTGGTACTCGGTACAAATTTGGAGGTACTACAAGGAAAGGAATGGATTGTTCTGGTCTGGTATATACTTCATTTAAGAAAGAGAATATTATTCTTCCGAGAACTTCTAGGACAATGGCTACCCAAGGTAAAGCCATATCATTAAAAAAGGTAATCGTTGGTGATTTACTTTTTTTTAAAACCAATAAAAGAAAAAATGTTATTTCTCATGTCGGGCTTGTCGTTGAAACCAAAGGAGTCATTAGGTTCATTCATGCATCTACATCAAGAGGGGTTATTATATCTAGTCTTGATGAGAAATATTGGAACAAATGCTTTGCCGGCGCCAGAAGAGTTTTATAG
- a CDS encoding response regulator — MKLKVLPYSMYFLIHFAITSLTAQVTDKEVSSDSIREVLEESSKSFSTQTTEGKEKGIYFLELAEKLIKKVNDPLLEIHINRKKMDFFLDKRDTIRVEEYLAKNLKIIKQIDNNRQLGLYYEGLGVHKSMQGKKEEGYQAYLIAEQLLRKYGKPKDVIDINYNLCSRYMMVKRWNEAIEHALKSLNAIKKTKVKKDRRKNLNLFLAESYINLEEFEKAERYFDTIEREKSAYSGDLNFEGRLYSGKGLYYEKIGDYKNAALFYSQSFNNLLEYYAQRTREVSTALALSNQLNLKEEENKRIKLENDLKAEQLRNRGHIILLSVIIILGLILMSIIQYRVSLYKTKINKLLQKNYEELVEANQKVDEALKAKSEFLDSVTHELLTPLNTIKGTTFLLQKEELTSHQVNQMKLINLSSDYLLNLIADVIHLNDLEKGKLELKNEKFDLRTLLNSLVDSSVLMKDNNNKIHKKIDSNIPDNLKGDVLRVSQIFLNILDNALKFTRDGDVYVKALLVSKIDNKAEIEFSIRDTGIGMSEKQISKAFEAFHQGSVKINRKYGGTGLGLSIVKKILKLQGSDVILKSKPGKGTLVLFTMKFDVPEQVIEKNMFSGNGYDESPEGINVLLVEDNKVNQLITEKIISNYGFYCDSANDGKEAVDMVKKNKYSMILMDIMMPKMDGFEATKYIKQFDQGIPIVALTAISEKLNREKFNEVGIYTVLNKPVDPELLYETIMVCCDK, encoded by the coding sequence ATGAAATTGAAGGTACTCCCATATAGTATGTATTTTTTAATACATTTTGCTATTACTTCTTTAACAGCGCAAGTTACTGATAAAGAGGTGAGTTCTGATAGTATAAGGGAGGTTTTAGAAGAATCTTCAAAGTCATTTTCAACGCAAACAACAGAAGGAAAAGAAAAGGGAATCTATTTTTTAGAGCTTGCAGAAAAATTGATAAAAAAAGTTAATGACCCCTTGCTTGAGATTCATATTAATAGAAAGAAAATGGATTTTTTTCTGGATAAAAGAGATACCATTAGAGTTGAAGAATATTTGGCCAAAAATCTAAAAATCATTAAACAAATAGATAATAACAGGCAGCTTGGGCTGTATTATGAAGGGCTTGGAGTGCATAAATCTATGCAAGGAAAAAAGGAAGAGGGGTATCAAGCTTACCTTATTGCAGAACAATTATTAAGGAAGTATGGAAAACCTAAAGATGTGATTGATATCAATTACAATCTTTGTTCACGATATATGATGGTAAAAAGGTGGAACGAAGCCATTGAGCACGCATTAAAATCGTTAAATGCAATAAAAAAAACAAAGGTCAAAAAGGATAGAAGGAAAAATTTAAATCTTTTTTTGGCAGAAAGTTATATCAATTTAGAAGAATTTGAAAAAGCAGAACGTTATTTTGACACTATTGAAAGGGAAAAATCTGCTTATTCTGGAGATTTGAACTTTGAAGGAAGATTATATTCTGGTAAAGGGTTGTATTATGAAAAAATTGGAGACTATAAAAATGCAGCGCTTTTTTATAGTCAATCCTTCAATAATCTTTTAGAATACTATGCTCAAAGAACAAGAGAAGTAAGTACAGCACTTGCACTATCAAATCAATTAAACCTGAAAGAAGAAGAAAATAAAAGGATAAAACTAGAAAATGATTTAAAAGCAGAACAATTAAGAAATAGAGGCCATATCATTTTGTTAAGTGTAATAATTATTCTCGGATTAATTCTAATGAGTATAATTCAATACAGAGTCTCTTTATATAAAACGAAAATAAATAAATTACTCCAAAAGAATTATGAAGAATTGGTAGAAGCCAATCAAAAAGTAGACGAAGCACTAAAAGCGAAGTCAGAGTTTTTAGATTCGGTTACTCATGAGCTTCTCACTCCTTTAAATACAATAAAAGGCACAACATTTTTACTGCAAAAAGAAGAATTGACATCACATCAGGTAAATCAAATGAAGTTAATCAACTTGTCTAGTGATTATTTATTAAACCTGATTGCTGATGTAATCCACTTAAATGATCTTGAAAAAGGAAAGCTAGAACTAAAAAATGAGAAATTTGACCTAAGAACGTTATTGAATAGCTTAGTGGATTCTTCTGTGTTAATGAAGGATAATAATAATAAAATTCATAAAAAAATTGATAGTAATATTCCTGATAACCTAAAGGGAGATGTTCTTAGGGTTTCTCAAATCTTCTTAAATATATTGGATAATGCTTTAAAATTTACGAGAGACGGAGATGTATATGTTAAGGCCTTATTGGTTTCGAAAATAGATAATAAAGCAGAAATAGAGTTTTCTATCCGAGATACCGGCATAGGCATGTCAGAAAAGCAAATTAGTAAGGCTTTTGAAGCTTTTCATCAGGGATCAGTTAAAATCAATAGAAAATATGGAGGTACGGGACTAGGGTTGTCGATCGTAAAAAAAATACTGAAATTACAAGGAAGTGATGTCATTTTAAAATCTAAACCAGGAAAAGGGACTTTGGTTTTATTTACCATGAAATTTGATGTTCCTGAACAAGTAATAGAAAAAAATATGTTCTCGGGAAACGGTTATGACGAATCACCAGAAGGGATTAATGTTCTATTGGTAGAAGATAATAAGGTAAATCAATTAATTACAGAAAAGATAATTTCAAATTATGGCTTTTACTGTGATTCTGCTAATGATGGAAAGGAAGCAGTAGATATGGTTAAGAAAAATAAATATTCTATGATCTTGATGGATATTATGATGCCAAAAATGGATGGTTTTGAAGCTACAAAATATATAAAACAATTTGATCAAGGAATACCTATAGTTGCATTAACAGCAATATCCGAGAAATTGAACAGAGAAAAATTTAATGAAGTAGGAATATACACTGTTCTTAATAAACCAGTAGATCCAGAATTACTTTACGAAACTATTATGGTGTGTTGTGATAAATAG
- the lpxB gene encoding lipid-A-disaccharide synthase has product MKYYLIAGEASGDLHGANLMKSILKEDPQAEFRFWGGDLMQAVGGSMVKHYKDLAFMGFVEVLLNLFTILKNLKLCKRDITSFQPDVIVFIDYPGFNLRIAEWAKEKGFRTHYYISPQIWAWKEGRIKSIKRCVDMMYVILPFEKSFYEDKHEFPVQFVGHPLIDAIADHKQIMPEAFKTEYNLDDRPIIAILPGSRKQEIRKMLEVMLTVVDDFPNYQFVIAGAPSQEASFYAPFIKKQGVHLIMNRTYDLLSLSNAALVTSGTATLETALFKVPEVVCYKGNSISYQIAKRIINLDYISLVNLIMDKPVVTELIQGDFNPKRLKEELTIIIDDYKRAVMFLEYYDLEKKLGGRGANDKTAKLIVESIKN; this is encoded by the coding sequence ATGAAATACTACCTCATCGCAGGAGAAGCATCTGGGGATTTACACGGTGCAAATCTTATGAAATCAATTCTTAAAGAAGACCCTCAAGCAGAGTTTAGATTCTGGGGTGGGGATCTTATGCAGGCTGTTGGTGGATCGATGGTAAAACACTATAAAGATTTGGCGTTTATGGGGTTTGTAGAGGTTTTATTAAACTTGTTTACTATCCTTAAAAACCTAAAACTTTGTAAACGAGATATTACAAGTTTTCAGCCAGATGTGATTGTATTTATAGATTATCCGGGGTTTAATTTGCGTATTGCAGAATGGGCTAAAGAAAAAGGGTTCAGAACACATTATTATATTTCTCCCCAGATATGGGCCTGGAAAGAAGGAAGAATAAAATCTATCAAACGATGTGTAGATATGATGTATGTAATTTTACCTTTCGAAAAATCTTTTTATGAAGACAAACATGAGTTTCCGGTTCAATTTGTAGGACATCCATTAATTGATGCTATTGCAGATCATAAGCAAATTATGCCCGAAGCCTTTAAAACTGAATACAATTTAGATGATCGACCTATTATTGCTATACTTCCGGGAAGTAGAAAACAAGAAATTCGTAAAATGCTTGAGGTTATGCTTACTGTTGTAGACGATTTCCCTAATTATCAATTCGTCATTGCAGGAGCACCAAGCCAGGAGGCTTCTTTCTATGCTCCCTTTATTAAAAAACAAGGAGTTCACTTAATTATGAATCGAACGTATGATTTATTAAGCCTTAGTAATGCTGCCTTAGTAACTTCGGGTACTGCAACCCTGGAGACTGCCTTATTTAAAGTACCAGAAGTTGTATGCTACAAAGGGAACTCTATTTCTTATCAAATTGCAAAACGAATTATTAACCTTGATTATATTTCTTTGGTAAACTTAATTATGGATAAACCTGTTGTAACCGAATTAATACAAGGTGATTTTAATCCTAAAAGGCTTAAAGAAGAGCTTACCATAATAATTGATGATTATAAAAGAGCAGTTATGTTTTTGGAGTATTATGATCTCGAAAAAAAGCTTGGCGGTAGAGGGGCTAATGATAAGACCGCAAAATTAATTGTAGAGTCTATAAAAAATTGA
- the surE gene encoding 5'/3'-nucleotidase SurE — protein sequence MPQKRPLILVTNDDGVTAPGIRALIDVMNEIGDVVVVAPDSPQSGMGHAITINSTLYCDPVVINKNAPQKEYSCSGTPVDCVKMASREILDRKPDLCVSGINHGSNSAINVIYSGTMSAAVEAGIEGIPAIGFSLLDYSMDANFEPSKKYVKIIVENVLKNGLPKGVVLNVNIPKLTKEDIKGVKICRQANAHWVEEFDKRTNPMGREYYWLSGEFINEDKGEDTDEWALHHGYISIVPTQFDLTAHHFIQELNNWSLHD from the coding sequence ATGCCGCAAAAAAGACCATTGATTTTAGTCACTAATGACGATGGGGTTACTGCCCCGGGAATACGTGCACTTATAGATGTTATGAATGAAATTGGTGATGTTGTGGTAGTTGCCCCAGATAGTCCGCAAAGCGGAATGGGTCACGCTATAACAATTAATAGTACTCTCTATTGTGATCCTGTTGTTATTAATAAAAATGCTCCACAAAAAGAATATAGTTGTTCGGGCACTCCCGTAGATTGCGTAAAAATGGCATCCCGCGAAATCCTTGACAGGAAACCTGATTTATGTGTAAGTGGTATTAACCATGGCTCAAACTCAGCAATTAATGTAATCTATTCGGGTACAATGAGTGCCGCTGTCGAAGCAGGCATTGAAGGAATTCCTGCTATTGGATTTTCATTACTTGATTATAGTATGGATGCAAATTTTGAGCCTTCGAAGAAATATGTGAAAATTATTGTAGAAAATGTCCTCAAAAACGGATTGCCAAAAGGAGTAGTTCTTAATGTGAATATTCCAAAATTAACCAAAGAAGACATAAAAGGTGTAAAAATATGTCGCCAGGCGAATGCCCATTGGGTAGAAGAGTTTGACAAGAGAACAAACCCTATGGGAAGAGAGTATTACTGGCTTTCTGGGGAATTTATTAACGAGGATAAGGGTGAAGATACTGATGAATGGGCACTACATCATGGCTACATCTCTATAGTACCTACTCAATTTGATCTTACTGCTCATCACTTTATACAAGAACTAAACAATTGGTCACTACATGATTAA
- a CDS encoding carboxy terminal-processing peptidase, which produces MKKSFLILMLTVIVSAASCSFTTKAENDPDKDKLLIDLISYVLGKGHYDAKDINDDFSKEVFSDYVDALDPLKRYFYKSDIEEFRKFEKLIDDEIRNKEITFFNLTYDRLQQRMAEARTLHKEILEQPFNFEKDENIDTNYENLPYVESKSQMKDRWRLQLKFNALSSYYDKVEEQIDSVTKNSNYSRKTSIVLEKESREITKTSLKEYFEFADDLERKDWFSIYINSIVEEFDPHTYYFAPQDKDRFDIAMSGKLEGIGARLQKKNDNVKIIEIISGGPAWRGNEVEVGDLIMKVKQEDEEEPVSIVGMRLDDAVSLIKGPKGTKVILTIKKVDGTIEIIEIVRDVVELEETYAKSSIVKKNDKTFGVVNLPKFYFNMQDYNQRNAAKDVKQEIIRLKEQDMDGLVIDLRDNGGGSLQTVVDIAGLFIEKGPIVQVRTKGESPEVLSDKDRNILWDGPLVILVNELSASASEILAAAMQDYKRAIIIGSKQTYGKGTVQNVMDLNRWMRSNDFGDLGALKLTTQKFYRVNGGSTQLEGVKSDVVVPDRYSYIDIGEKDQENPLPWDKIAAADYDLWDGYIDFDQTINNSKERMSKNDQLKLIEENAKWVRQKRDINKYSLQFSKYKLNIALNEKQAERFDAISDYKTNLTFQSLPYEKELMKKDSILTEKRKRWHESLSKDVYVEEAISVLEDLKINNIRRSKNPLTVKN; this is translated from the coding sequence ATGAAAAAGAGTTTTTTGATTTTGATGCTTACCGTGATCGTTTCGGCAGCTTCTTGCAGTTTTACCACAAAGGCTGAAAATGATCCTGATAAAGATAAATTGCTAATTGATTTAATAAGTTATGTCTTAGGTAAAGGACATTATGATGCAAAGGATATAAATGATGATTTTTCTAAGGAAGTTTTCTCTGATTATGTTGATGCCTTAGATCCTCTGAAACGATATTTTTATAAAAGTGATATTGAAGAATTTAGGAAGTTTGAAAAACTGATTGATGATGAAATCAGAAATAAAGAAATAACTTTCTTTAACCTAACTTATGATCGTTTACAACAACGAATGGCAGAGGCTAGAACGTTGCATAAAGAAATCCTGGAACAACCTTTTAACTTCGAGAAAGACGAAAACATCGATACAAATTATGAAAACTTACCTTATGTAGAGAGTAAAAGTCAAATGAAAGATCGTTGGAGATTGCAACTTAAATTTAATGCATTATCTAGCTATTATGATAAAGTTGAAGAGCAAATAGATTCTGTTACCAAAAACAGTAATTATAGTCGTAAAACTTCGATTGTCTTAGAAAAAGAATCTCGTGAAATCACAAAAACTTCACTAAAAGAGTATTTTGAATTTGCAGATGATTTAGAACGAAAAGATTGGTTTTCGATATATATTAATTCTATTGTAGAAGAATTTGATCCTCATACCTATTATTTTGCTCCCCAGGATAAAGATAGATTTGATATTGCAATGTCAGGAAAGTTAGAGGGAATCGGAGCCAGATTACAAAAGAAAAATGATAATGTAAAAATAATAGAGATTATTTCTGGAGGTCCTGCCTGGAGAGGTAATGAAGTTGAAGTAGGGGATCTTATCATGAAAGTAAAGCAGGAAGATGAAGAAGAGCCTGTAAGTATTGTTGGAATGCGCCTTGATGATGCTGTAAGTTTAATTAAGGGCCCAAAAGGCACAAAAGTAATACTAACAATAAAAAAGGTTGATGGCACTATCGAGATTATAGAGATTGTTAGGGATGTTGTAGAGCTCGAAGAGACATATGCAAAATCATCTATAGTTAAAAAGAATGATAAAACATTTGGTGTCGTTAATTTGCCAAAGTTTTATTTTAACATGCAAGATTATAATCAACGTAATGCTGCCAAAGATGTAAAACAAGAAATTATCCGTCTTAAAGAACAAGATATGGATGGTTTGGTAATCGACTTACGAGATAATGGAGGAGGTTCTTTGCAAACCGTAGTAGATATTGCAGGATTATTTATTGAAAAAGGTCCGATAGTACAAGTTAGAACAAAAGGAGAATCTCCAGAAGTTTTAAGTGATAAAGACAGAAATATACTTTGGGATGGTCCATTAGTTATTTTGGTAAATGAATTATCTGCTTCTGCTTCAGAAATTTTAGCTGCTGCTATGCAGGATTATAAAAGAGCAATCATTATAGGAAGCAAACAAACCTATGGTAAAGGAACTGTTCAAAATGTAATGGATCTTAATAGATGGATGCGTAGTAATGACTTTGGAGATCTGGGAGCTTTAAAACTGACTACTCAGAAGTTTTATAGAGTAAATGGAGGTTCGACACAATTAGAAGGTGTGAAAAGTGATGTTGTAGTTCCAGATCGTTATAGTTATATTGATATTGGCGAAAAAGACCAGGAAAATCCACTACCATGGGATAAAATAGCTGCTGCTGATTATGATCTTTGGGATGGTTATATCGATTTTGATCAAACCATCAATAACAGTAAAGAAAGAATGTCTAAAAATGATCAATTAAAATTAATTGAAGAAAATGCAAAGTGGGTTAGACAAAAAAGAGATATAAATAAATATTCTTTGCAGTTTAGTAAGTATAAGCTAAATATTGCACTTAACGAGAAACAAGCAGAGCGTTTTGATGCGATTAGTGATTATAAGACTAATTTAACTTTTCAATCTTTACCTTATGAAAAAGAATTGATGAAAAAGGATTCGATTCTAACTGAAAAAAGAAAAAGATGGCATGAAAGCCTTAGTAAAGATGTGTATGTAGAAGAGGCAATTAGTGTTCTTGAAGATTTGAAGATTAATAACATTCGAAGATCTAAAAATCCACTTACGGTAAAGAATTAA